A genomic window from Pseudomonadales bacterium includes:
- the ttcA gene encoding tRNA 2-thiocytidine(32) synthetase TtcA encodes MTAAARRTPDPSKAAQKARYERNKLQKKLRRQVGHAVVDYGMIEAGDRVMVCLSGGKDSYTLLDVLMSLQQNAPVPFELVAVNLDQKQPGFPEDVLPDYLEKLGIEYHILEEDTYSIVQALTPEGKTTCPVCSRMRRGILYSFARRIGASRIALGHHLDDVVETLFLNLFFGGRLKAMPPKLKSDDGSNVVIRPLYYCRERDIARWADYRAYPIIPCNLCGSQENLQRQVIKQMLEQWDVESPGRVENIARSLRHVVPSHLGDRDLFDFVKLQQDGDREKAAELLPLLDLTPPKSRSL; translated from the coding sequence GTGACGGCGGCTGCGCGCAGAACACCGGATCCTTCGAAAGCCGCCCAGAAAGCGCGCTACGAGCGCAACAAACTGCAGAAGAAGCTGCGGCGGCAGGTCGGTCACGCCGTTGTCGACTACGGCATGATCGAAGCCGGAGACAGGGTTATGGTGTGTCTCTCCGGTGGGAAGGACTCCTACACCCTGCTCGATGTGCTGATGAGCCTGCAGCAGAACGCGCCCGTCCCCTTTGAACTGGTTGCGGTGAATCTGGATCAGAAGCAGCCGGGGTTTCCCGAAGACGTGCTGCCGGACTATCTCGAGAAGCTGGGTATCGAGTACCACATCCTCGAGGAAGACACCTACAGTATCGTCCAGGCACTGACACCGGAAGGGAAAACCACCTGCCCGGTCTGCTCGCGTATGCGACGCGGCATTCTCTACAGCTTTGCGCGCCGGATCGGCGCCAGCCGAATAGCCCTGGGTCACCACCTCGATGATGTGGTGGAGACTCTGTTCCTCAACCTGTTTTTCGGCGGCCGCCTGAAGGCGATGCCACCCAAGCTCAAAAGTGACGATGGCAGCAATGTGGTGATCCGCCCGCTCTACTACTGCCGGGAACGGGATATCGCCCGATGGGCCGATTACCGTGCGTATCCCATCATCCCGTGCAATCTCTGCGGATCTCAGGAAAACCTGCAGCGTCAGGTGATCAAGCAGATGCTGGAGCAGTGGGATGTCGAGTCACCGGGCCGGGTGGAAAACATCGCGCGCAGCCTGCGCCACGTGGTGCCTTCACACCTTGGCGACAGGGATCTCTTTGACTTTGTGAAGCTGCAGCAGGACGGAGATCGGGAGAAAGCGGCCGAGCTGCTGCCACTGCTGGACCTCACCCCTCCGAAAAGTCGCTCGCTCTGA
- a CDS encoding EAL domain-containing protein, whose product MRTLPGTFNGWTSWLPSWLPAWPQGLLLVAALSTWYLSLSLIDSQQHRSELESLLSRLHTSSMRVDLSENVDSAGAAVPVSAVTARRLLLDLKVLLPEIELRSPLAAAALSRNVELLENALTSKDAASVTPGPELNRALEQMVVELRQLHSRSRTIRIGTLLSLAALVFAALWSGLSARNSKRDNPWDGYDFETLLFDNVPGAAVVTDVDDRIVAVNKAYSRLTGYSGAEVTGQPITFNHSGQQDEAFFRAMHSALLDNGSWIGEFWLRKKNGEAFSDKVSRIAIRDGKRLRGYLTLSMELMGDEDARSLMLWQAHHDTLTKLPNRNLFQERLSRVLLRALDEDFLGALISIDIDRFKMVNDSIGPAKGDQVLMEAAYRIAMSVRESDTVARLGGDHFVVLLSEIEDLREVERIAHKIVVAIERPFMMEGQRELFVTASVGISTIPQDGSETGELLQKADAARIQVKQEGGNNLAFFEQEMNARAERRMELESALRKAVTNDELRLHYQPVVDVRRGVVTSTEALLRWHHPELGMVSPGEFIPIAEDTGLIIEIGQWVVRECQRQLSQWRSRGLTDLRISLNISAVQIRHSHDVMGLLSMLASGDPQGLTLELTESALIDNSEGALEFLSGARALGCMVALDDFGTGFSSLGYLRNFEFDVLKIDKAFIDELANTRDLGLVASIVSMGRILGMKVVAEGVEELEQVERLKQIGCDFIQGYYYSKPLPPLEFEAFVGQGQLGVAAQAK is encoded by the coding sequence ATGCGCACGTTACCGGGTACCTTCAATGGCTGGACTTCCTGGCTGCCCTCCTGGCTTCCTGCATGGCCTCAGGGACTCCTGCTGGTCGCTGCACTGTCGACCTGGTACCTGTCACTTTCGCTGATCGACAGCCAGCAGCACCGCAGCGAACTCGAAAGCCTGCTCAGTCGTCTGCACACCTCGTCGATGCGTGTGGATCTTTCGGAGAACGTCGATAGTGCCGGTGCGGCGGTCCCGGTATCGGCGGTAACCGCCCGGCGCCTGCTGCTGGATCTGAAAGTGCTGCTGCCTGAAATTGAACTGCGCTCACCGCTCGCCGCCGCTGCGCTGTCGCGCAATGTCGAACTGCTGGAAAACGCGCTGACTTCCAAGGATGCTGCCAGCGTGACCCCGGGGCCGGAGCTGAACAGGGCCCTCGAGCAGATGGTGGTTGAACTCAGGCAACTGCATTCCCGCAGCCGGACCATCAGGATCGGCACCCTGCTCAGTCTCGCCGCTCTGGTCTTTGCCGCCCTCTGGTCCGGACTGAGTGCCAGAAACTCGAAGCGTGACAATCCCTGGGATGGTTACGATTTCGAGACACTGCTGTTCGACAACGTCCCCGGCGCCGCCGTGGTGACCGACGTGGATGATCGGATCGTGGCGGTGAATAAAGCCTACAGCCGACTCACCGGCTACAGCGGAGCGGAAGTAACCGGCCAGCCGATCACCTTCAATCATTCCGGTCAGCAGGACGAAGCCTTTTTCCGCGCCATGCACAGTGCACTGCTCGACAACGGGTCGTGGATCGGTGAGTTCTGGTTGCGCAAGAAGAATGGCGAGGCTTTTTCCGACAAGGTTTCCAGGATTGCGATACGGGATGGCAAGCGCCTGCGCGGTTATCTCACCCTGTCCATGGAACTGATGGGTGACGAAGACGCCCGCAGCCTCATGCTCTGGCAGGCACATCACGATACGCTCACCAAACTGCCGAACAGAAATCTGTTTCAGGAGCGACTGAGTCGGGTGCTGCTGCGCGCGCTGGATGAAGATTTCCTGGGTGCACTGATCAGCATAGACATCGACCGCTTCAAGATGGTCAATGATTCCATCGGGCCCGCGAAAGGCGATCAGGTACTGATGGAAGCTGCATATCGGATCGCCATGAGTGTGCGCGAGTCGGATACGGTTGCCAGGCTCGGCGGTGATCACTTTGTCGTGCTGCTTTCCGAGATCGAGGACCTGCGGGAGGTGGAGCGCATCGCCCACAAGATCGTCGTCGCAATCGAACGGCCGTTCATGATGGAGGGACAGCGCGAGCTCTTTGTCACTGCCAGCGTGGGAATTTCCACGATCCCCCAGGACGGCTCGGAAACCGGCGAACTGCTGCAGAAAGCGGATGCCGCCCGGATTCAGGTCAAACAGGAAGGCGGCAACAACCTCGCCTTCTTCGAACAGGAAATGAACGCCCGTGCAGAACGACGCATGGAGCTGGAGTCTGCACTGCGCAAGGCGGTCACGAACGATGAACTCAGGCTGCACTATCAGCCGGTGGTGGATGTGCGCCGTGGTGTCGTCACTTCTACCGAGGCACTGCTGCGCTGGCATCACCCTGAGCTGGGCATGGTGTCACCCGGTGAGTTCATTCCGATCGCTGAAGACACCGGGCTGATCATAGAAATCGGTCAATGGGTGGTGCGCGAGTGCCAGAGGCAGCTGAGCCAGTGGCGCAGTCGCGGACTCACCGATCTGCGGATATCGCTGAACATCAGTGCAGTACAGATCCGCCACAGTCACGATGTCATGGGTCTGCTGTCGATGCTCGCCTCCGGTGATCCGCAGGGGCTGACTCTGGAGCTCACGGAAAGCGCGCTGATCGACAACAGCGAAGGCGCCCTGGAGTTCCTCAGCGGCGCACGCGCGCTGGGCTGCATGGTTGCGCTGGATGATTTCGGCACCGGTTTCTCCTCCCTCGGTTATCTGCGCAATTTCGAGTTCGATGTTCTGAAGATCGACAAGGCCTTCATCGATGAGCTGGCCAACACCCGGGACCTCGGTCTGGTCGCCTCCATTGTCAGCATGGGACGCATCCTTGGCATGAAGGTGGTGGCCGAGGGAGTCGAAGAGCTGGAGCAGGTCGAGCGTCTCAAACAGATCGGCTGCGATTTCATTCAGGGCTATTACTATTCGAAGCCTCTGCCGCCACTGGAGTTCGAAGCCTTTGTGGGCCAGGGTCAGCTCGGGGTTGCCGCGCAGGCGAAGTAA